GATGCGCACTACTCGGGCGGGGAGACGGCTGGTGCCGATGATCCGTGCCCACTCCTCGGCGAACTCGCCACCTTGATGGAGTTCCGGGGCGCAGACAACACAATCATCGCCATCGATGATGCGCGCTGTTTCCAGGGAGTAGACGGTTACCCCACGCTCGATGAGATCAGCGCCCTGCTCCACGCACATGGCTGGAACTGGATTCTTGTCGACGACATTCTGGTGGCGACGAGTCCCGCTCTGGTTCAATCCTTCAAGAGCACTCGTGGGCAGTGGCGGATGCTGGAGGCAGGTGCGCTCTTTCCGATCTGGACTGGTGTCCTCCTCGCGGGGCGTGGACGACAGAAGGTCTACGGGCTCAAGCGGAGGCTAATCGGGCGATTCGGCAGTGCCAACTGAGTCTGGTCGGCCCCGCACGTCCCAGCGTTCCCACACGAAGTCGTACGACCATGTCAGGTCGTGGGATTCCGAGATGAGTCTTCGTCTGCGCTGCATCTGCTGTTCAGAGGCCTCGTGGAGACGGTGGAACTGGATGTAAAGGCGTGCGATCTGGGGCAAGGCATGTGCGCGGTGAAGGTCCTCGATGAGTTGGTACTCACCACCCTCGATATTCACTGCCATCAGATCGATGGTTGGTCCGATTTCCTGGCGTAGGTCCGCCCACGCTCGCAACCGGACCGTGATCTCGTCGCCCGTTGTCCATGCCCCTGTGGCGTCGGCGGAGAGTCGCAATTCGGTAGTCGACTCGCTGAGGCCAATGCCGCACTCGTGTACTCGAACTGAACTGCTCTCGCGGAACCTGCTGCGCAGAGCGTGGGCGAACTGCGGAACCGGTTCGAATACGTGGACGGTACAGCCGTATCGGGTGACGATCTCGTCCGCGTAGTCGCCGAGATACCCACCTACTTCGACAACGACACTGCTGGTGTCCAGGGCCTGGCCTGCGAAGAGGAGTTCATTGTGACCGTCACGCAAGAATCGCTGGTGGGCGGTCAACGAGGCGTCAGGTCGGAGACGGTAGGCGCGCCGTAGCAGCGAGCGCTTGACCGTCCCCCGGAAACTCACGGGCTGACCCCAGCCAAGGACGCGGTTTCAGCAGGCTCATCCACCGTGACCTGCCCCAGCGTCGCTTCTCCGTCCAGATGAGTCGTGTTCCATATCGGCATCCACCATCAGCCGCGCCAATTCCGGCACCATGGTCTGAGCCTTCCACCCCAGACTGTCCTGCACCTTGCTCGGGTCGCCCACCAGTTCGTCGACCTCCGTGGGCCGCAGGTACCGCTCGTCGAAGCGCACGAATTTCTCCCAGTCCAGACCCACGTGCCCGAACGCGAAGCCGAGGAAGTCCCGCACAGAGTACGCGGTGCCCGTCGCCACCACGAAGTCGTCGGGTTCTTCTGCCTGCAGCATCAGCCACATCGCCTCGACGTACTCCTTCGCGTATCCCCAGTCCCGCCGTGCGTCGAGATTACCCAGGTACAGGTGCTGCTGCTCCCCTGCGGCGATCTTGGCGGCGGCCATAGAGATCTTCCGGCTGACGAACGTCTCACCGCGACGCGGTGACTCGTGGTTGAACAGGATGCCGTTGACCGCGAACATGCCGTAAGCCTCGCGGTAGTTGCGGGCGGTCCAGTACGAGTAGACCTTCGCCGCGGCATAGGGGCTGCGGGGCTGTAGCGGGCTCGACTCGGACTGTGGCGGCGGTGTGCTGCCGAACATCTCCGAACTCGACGCCTGGTAGAACCTCGCCGGCACCTGCGCGGCACGGATCGCTTCCAGGATTCGGGTGGTACCCAGCCCCGTGACATCACCTGTGTACTCGGGCTCGTCGAACGACACCCGCACGTGTGACTGCGCCGCCAGGTGGTACACCTCATCCGGCGCCACCTTCTCCAGCAGGGTGGTCAGGCGTGACGAGTCGGTGAGGTCTCCGTAGTGCAGGAAGAGCCGGGCTTGCGTGTCGTGTGGATCCTGGTACAGATGGTCGATGCGATGGGTGTTGAACGTCGACGCGCGTCGGATCAAACCGTGGACGGTGTACCCCTTGTCCAGGAGTAACTCGGCCAGGTAGGAGCCATCCTGCCCGGTGATGCCAGTGATGAAAGCCGTCTTCATTGCGGTCAACGCTATCGTCAGAACGTGCTCAGTGACTCCCTCGTCTACGTCGCAGGCCATCGTGGCCTCGTGGGTTCCGCAGTGTCTCGGGTGCTGCAGGAGCGCGGGATCGACACGGTAGGCTGGTCCTCGGCCGACCTCGACCTACGGGATCGCGATGCCACGTTCGACGCGGTACTCTCGGCAGGCCCGCGCGTCATTGTCATGGCAGCCGCCCGGGTGGGCGGAATCATGGCGAACGCCACCTACCCTGTGGACTTCCTCAACGACAACCTGCGAATTCAGACGAACCTGTTCGAGGCGGCCCATGCTGCCGACGTTGAGCGGGTGGTGTTCTTGGGCTCGAGCTGTATCTACCCGAAACTCGCACCGCAGCCGATCCCGGAATCGGCCTTGCTGACCGGCCCACTTGAGCCGACGAACCAGGCCTACGCCATTGCGAAGATCGCCGGCATTGAAGCGATTAGGTCATACCGCGCCCAATATGGAAGGCGCTGGATCTCGGCAATGCCCACCAACCTGTACGGTCCGGGGGACAACTTCGATCTCACCTCCAGCCACGTGCTGCCGGCGATGATCCGCAAGTTCCACGAGGCCGACGATGTGGTGATCGCTGTGGGGCACCGGTTCTCCCCGTCGCGAGTTCTTGCACTGCGATGACGCGGCCTCAGCGATCCTGCACCTGGTCGAGCATTACGACGGCGACGATCATGTCAACGTGGGCACTGGTGAAGACATCAGCATCCGTGATCTGGCCGTACTGGTCGCGGAGGTGGTCGGCTTCGACGGCCGCATCGAGTGGGACATGAGCAAGCCAGACGGGACACCGCGCAAGTTGCTCGACGTGTCCCGGCTCACGGGTCTCGGGTGGGCGCCCTCGATCAGCCTGCGGGAAGGGATCGCCAGGACCTACGAGTGGTTCACAGCCTCCCGTCAGACTCAGCCCCCAGCATCCTCTTGACGTCGTAGATGACACCCGCGGCACCCACGAGCTCCCGCAGCGCCGGGCCGACCCCGGCAGACTGATCGTGCGCCACCGCCAGTAGCGCGGCGGAGTACTCGCGGTCCCACGCCGAATCGAGATCTACGAGGTCCGCTCCGAGGTCCTTGGCCTGCTCGGGGGTCACCCACGGGTCTGCCACCTCCACGACCGCGCCATACTCGCGCAGCCGTTCGATCACATCCACCACCCGCGTGTTCTTGGTGTCGGGGCAGTTCTCCTTGAACGTCGGGCCCAGGACGAGGACCCGTGCCCCGCCGACCGCAAGTCCCTTGCGCGTCATCAGGAGCACCAACTGATCGGCCACGTAGGCGCCCATGGCGTCGTGGATGCGCCTGCCCGCCAGGATCACCTCGGGGTGGTACCCGACCTCCAGCGCCTTGTGCGTCAGGTAGTACGGGTCAACGCCGATGCAGTGGCCCCCGACAAGGCCGGGGCGGAACGGCAAGAAGTTCCACTTCGTCCCCGCGGCGTCGAGGACCTCAGTGGTGTCGAGGCGAGTTCGTGGAAGAGGATCGCAAGTTCGTTGACCAGGAGGATGTTCACGTCCCGTTGGGTTCGTGGACGAACTGCAGGACCACCTTGAGGGGCAGGTCTGGGCGGTTACAGGCGCACCGGCGCCGAGGGCGGCGGAGGTACTCGGGCTGCAATCGGAGCCCGGCCCGCGGATGATCTGACCTGGAACGGCCCGCTGGGCACAACGTGTATCGCCAGCCAGCACATCTTCCACCGGCGGGACTGAAGCGCCCGGCCGTTACCACCAGGCGGGTACGGTGGAGCGTGCGATGGCTGGAACGGGTGTGAGGGTCTTTGGGATCGGTGCTATCCCGTTCGCTGCGCTGCCCTTCGACGAGGCTGTGGGCGAGGTCATGCGCCGCGCCGAGGCGGGTGAGCCGACGGCCGTCCACTTCGCGAACGCCTACACGATCGCCCTCGCCGACTCCGATCCTGAGTACGCGGCGCTGTTCGTGGCACCGAATGCGCTCAACCTCACCGATGGTGTTCCGGTCGCTTGGGTGGGCCGGAGGGCATACGGCCGTTCCAGCGACCAGTGGCCGCGGGTCTACGGACCAGATGTGATGCAGGCCGTCCTCGTCCGAGAAACGGGTCTGCGGCACTACCTGCTGGGCGGGGATGAGCCGACCTTAGTTGCTCTTCAGGAGGCGATCGCCAGGCGCTTTCCAATGGCGCAGATCGTGGGCGCGGAGT
This genomic interval from Candidatus Nanopelagicales bacterium contains the following:
- a CDS encoding FkbM family methyltransferase: MSFRGTVKRSLLRRAYRLRPDASLTAHQRFLRDGHNELLFAGQALDTSSVVVEVGGYLGDYADEIVTRYGCTVHVFEPVPQFAHALRSRFRESSSVRVHECGIGLSESTTELRLSADATGAWTTGDEITVRLRAWADLRQEIGPTIDLMAVNIEGGEYQLIEDLHRAHALPQIARLYIQFHRLHEASEQQMQRRRRLISESHDLTWSYDFVWERWDVRGRPDSVGTAESPD
- the gmd gene encoding GDP-mannose 4,6-dehydratase produces the protein MKTAFITGITGQDGSYLAELLLDKGYTVHGLIRRASTFNTHRIDHLYQDPHDTQARLFLHYGDLTDSSRLTTLLEKVAPDEVYHLAAQSHVRVSFDEPEYTGDVTGLGTTRILEAIRAAQVPARFYQASSSEMFGSTPPPQSESSPLQPRSPYAAAKVYSYWTARNYREAYGMFAVNGILFNHESPRRGETFVSRKISMAAAKIAAGEQQHLYLGNLDARRDWGYAKEYVEAMWLMLQAEEPDDFVVATGTAYSVRDFLGFAFGHVGLDWEKFVRFDERYLRPTEVDELVGDPSKVQDSLGWKAQTMVPELARLMVDADMEHDSSGRRSDAGAGHGG
- a CDS encoding NAD-dependent epimerase/dehydratase family protein is translated as MLSDSLVYVAGHRGLVGSAVSRVLQERGIDTVGWSSADLDLRDRDATFDAVLSAGPRVIVMAAARVGGIMANATYPVDFLNDNLRIQTNLFEAAHAADVERVVFLGSSCIYPKLAPQPIPESALLTGPLEPTNQAYAIAKIAGIEAIRSYRAQYGRRWISAMPTNLYGPGDNFDLTSSHVLPAMIRKFHEADDVVIAVGHRFSPSRVLALR
- a CDS encoding UDP binding domain-containing protein, with the protein product MEDVLAGDTRCAQRAVPGQIIRGPGSDCSPSTSAALGAGAPVTAQTCPSRWSCSSSTNPTGREHPPGQRTCDPLPRTRLDTTEVLDAAGTKWNFLPFRPGLVGGHCIGVDPYYLTHKALEVGYHPEVILAGRRIHDAMGAYVADQLVLLMTRKGLAVGGARVLVLGPTFKENCPDTKNTRVVDVIERLREYGAVVEVADPWVTPEQAKDLGADLVDLDSAWDREYSAALLAVAHDQSAGVGPALRELVGAAGVIYDVKRMLGAESDGRL
- a CDS encoding WecB/TagA/CpsF family glycosyltransferase, whose translation is MAGTGVRVFGIGAIPFAALPFDEAVGEVMRRAEAGEPTAVHFANAYTIALADSDPEYAALFVAPNALNLTDGVPVAWVGRRAYGRSSDQWPRVYGPDVMQAVLVRETGLRHYLLGGDEPTLVALQEAIARRFPMAQIVGAESPLFRPLSDAERHQQDLRIRESGAQVVWVGLGTPKQDWEVARLAAELPVVALAVGAAFDFLAGTKSQAPVWMQRTGTEWCYRLASEPRRLAKRYLWGNPRFLRAAARNPGWRRR